The following are from one region of the Deinococcus sp. Leaf326 genome:
- a CDS encoding transposase, translating to VHTCSASPAEVTLVQDTLDASFGMDFPNRLIGDKAYDSDGLDAELAGLGIEMIAPNRRNRRKTQDGRPLRRYRRRWKVERTIAWLQSFRRVRTRDEVKAQNFLGMVQLACIIILLRLISG from the coding sequence GGTTCACACGTGTAGTGCCAGTCCAGCCGAGGTGACGCTTGTTCAGGACACGTTGGACGCCTCATTCGGTATGGATTTCCCCAATCGCCTGATCGGAGACAAGGCTTATGACAGTGATGGTCTGGATGCGGAGTTGGCGGGTCTTGGGATCGAAATGATCGCGCCCAATCGGCGCAATCGCCGGAAGACTCAGGATGGTCGGCCATTGCGCCGCTATCGGCGGCGCTGGAAGGTGGAGCGCACCATCGCCTGGCTCCAGAGCTTTCGGCGTGTCCGCACGCGGGACGAAGTCAAAGCACAGAACTTTCTGGGTATGGTTCAGCTCGCCTGTATCATCATCCTGCTCCGTTTAATTTCCGGATGA